The DNA region catgactatctttataaaccactcactttATGTGGCTACTCCTAATCTTCCCAATACAAAACCGATGTGTTACATTATGTATTCAAAAAGTAGGAATAGAAAGAAAGCTCAGGGGTACAATATGCCGCAACAAATGGAAAAAgttcattttcaatttctttaggTCAAGAATGAGTTATTTAAGCAAATTATGACGCTAAAACAAACTCATCGGTTGAGTTTAATTAAATcttgaacaaaaattattaaaaagattaattataggaagtcatttttaaatgtaaaatagcTCAAATGCATGAAAGCAGGCGTAAGAGTAGTTAGAAATACCTGTTCCCAAAGGCCTTCCCGGACAAATTGGCCACGTCTCTTATGGCTGCCTTCCACCCCTCCACCTTCATTTCATCATCCTTGGACTTTTCTTCAAGTTTAGCGAATGCTTCTCCAACAATATTAGTTTGATTCCGTAGTTCCGATGGTTCTACGTCGTAGAACAACGGTAGAACCTGTTGCCCTCTTGTTTTTCTACAGTTGAGGATCGTCATTAGCTCGTCCAAGCACCATCGGGATGATGCGTAGTTTTTAGAGAATACAATGATTGAAATCTCTGACTCTTCAatggctttatttttttttaggcaaaaaaaaaaaaaaatggcaccGCCATAATTCCTACGTGGTCATCCCCATTCATCCCGACGCCAAATTCCGGTATCCCACAGCATGCCCCACCAGCCCACCGAATCTCtctgtaattattattattattattagtgtaTGTTAATTGTATGTGAATTGTGTGAGTCGCTGTTGTGGGTATGTGAATTGTGATAGGTGCTTCCAAATTTGGTCCGGCTACGACAATAGTTACTGTAGCATATACTtcgattgatgtaaaaaaaaaaaaaaaaaaaaaaaaattgttttatagtaattttctttatttaaatagtaataaaaaattattgatataaaaagtaaaaatgttggaagttgattttgagaaaaataatataaagatttttttttggaccagTAGCAAGTTGGGAAAGTCGATGGACTCGACAGCTCATCCACTGGAAACCTTGCGGTATGAGGCAGAATATTTAGTCCTTAATTACTTGATTTTACCATTGGTGtgtttttccatttctttttgctaaaaataggtgtttggcaaaattcatatgcatatatttgATATGTATCAATGAGGCTATAGTTACTTAATTTGTTTAGTTTgatttcccttttatttttgctttcctCAAAGATACTAATCATTTTCTCCAAACTCCCCGTtttcggcgtaaaatatttttgaaaaaatatttttcgtgcTTTTAGGTATTTGGTACTATCAGTACTgaccaaaactaaaaacaatagagttgaacaaaaattgatctagttattattagattttgctTGTAAATTTTCGTTTACAAACCTATGCCGGAGAAAACAACAACCTTTTCTGTTGTTCAAAACGTGTCCATGCTCCTTTTACTCAGAAATATAATTGACGAAagatcggttttttttttttttttttaacagagcGTCAACGCTTACAAGTAATGATCAATGAAAGCTAAAACAGATCTTGGTTGTGGAACAGACTAAATATATGATCATCGCCCCTTAATTTATGAAATCGATTGTATCCTCCATTTAGGGTTCTCATTCTTTTCCAACATAAAAAATCTTAATGAAAACCAGTAGAAAAACTAGGCCAGATTCGAACTACAAACTCATGACACAAACTCATGCATACCTACACAGATTTAACACCCAATTCAAGTACATTTTAGTATCGGTAGCCATCGTAGAGGAAGGGCAACTGGACACAAGCACAAAATACAATGCAATCATCAAGAATGAAAAGCAAAACCACCGAAgcttttagggaaaaaaaatttcaggtAAGATCATCTTCCTCCAGTTCTTTGGCCTTCAGCTTTTCCTTCACCCTTAAAAGAAGAGTTGTCTTCCAGGAATCCTACAGATCAGTTTATGCAATTAGCATCAGAAAATTGCAGCAAATACAATTCTTTCCTTGTATTGAGATCTAGGGTACTGCACCAAATGCAATACTTTTTAGCCAAGATCgtaacaacaaattaaaaaaagggttagcTGTTGAGTAGTTGAATCACTCCCACGGCCGCAGAGCATTTTATTCAGATAGTGTTCTGTTATTCCCCTTTGCTCCCCCCCGGAAATTTTATTACAGAAAATTTTATCCTGATTTCAATATGTTATTCCAGATAAACTCTCACAAAACCAATTTAGAAGTTCCTAGAATGTGATCAACATCCTAAATTTCAAATGAGTTTCTAACAGTGCTGGAGAGACTTTTACCAGCGGAGTCATGCTATCAAATTCTTTGACTACATCAGTAAACTTCACAACATCTTCCTCATCAACTGCAGCAGCAATATCCTGTCACAAAGACATAAGCTTCTTTGTCAAGATTCAGAAAATATAGATAACAAcgaaattattttaaaaatgccaCCATGATAAAGGAGGCAGATACACTGCTAAAAAATAGCAAGTTACTCTAATTTAAAAGGCAATATAATTAATGCTAAAAgatgaggaaagaaaaaaataaatactataaAAAGGTGATGACAACAATTCAAATTGTAGAATCAACCAAATAGAAGATATTTAACCCTTCAAAACAAGAGCccttgaaatatattaaaaaattaatataataaaaagtttaaaactcACTGCTAAGAATCGGTATTCACGTGTTCCAGAAAAAGTTGGATCCAGTTCCTGCAATAGCAAATGCGACATTAGTATAGTCAGATGACTCAATAGGTAGAATATTAAGATGCTGAAATAGGGCCAAATTCAGACCTGATATCGCTCTAATGCGTTGCTAATTGCCACAACATCACCTTTGCAGAGTTGGCAAATGCCAGCATTAAGAAGGTGTCCTTTAACTCCATACTTCAGCAAGTTATTATTCATTGACTGTCGTGCTATCTGTTCAAAAATCTCAATCGACTTCGGATATCTGGAGAAATATCACAAACAACTATTCAGGCCCCCATCAATGAAAATGTCACTTccataattattaaaatggcTCCAGAATCGGGATTTCTGTTCTTGTTGTCACTTTGCATTTTCCTACCACAGAATTTGGGGTAAGTGGGCACTTGTACAGGCGAACTAGGACATATGcaacaattaataataatctTTTCCAAACTAGAACCTGTATCCAAACAATTGTGCAAAAACTAACAACCATTACAGGAAAATCAAACATATTGAAAAGACAAGTTAATTGCCCGCCTTATCAAATGAAAACACAATTCTCAACAGTATTTGATTGACAACCTCAGTTTCTCAAGTTAAGTTCTTAGTAGCATTCCAAATGTTCATGTCCTCACCCAAGCCTTTCCAAATATGCATATATAGAATcttatagtaataataataatattttttcaacatcTTGTCCTAGCTCAAAAACAAGAGCAAATACAACAACTTAATGTAATTAAATACATCTAGCAAATAAATCTCAGCTGCAGATACTAATAAGTTATAACAGGAGTACAATTTCAAGATGCGTTAGGTTGTGGAAATTCTGGGATCATGTTGAGATATCCACCTGAGATTATACATGTTTCTCATAACAAACAACTTGCAGAAACAAAATTCCATGCACACAAACAGGCAGGATGAGATAGATACAAACTGTGCAAGACAATCCTTGGGAAGAACTAATCACAATAACCAGAAGCCATATACTGTGTCAAGAGTAAGATATTTGCAAATAGTTGCTAGCCTTACTGTTCTAGTTGAGCAGCAAATTGTGCGACTTTCTGCTTGCACTGATTGGCAGAAGTTGTTACTTCTTCATTTTGGAAGAAGTCAGCTGACTTTTCAAAGTAAACAATAGCCTGCTCAATGTTGTGTTCGGACTCATACAATTCAGCAATTTCCTGTgcagggaaaaaaagaaaaatccaaattcaccaactgtttttttttttttttttttttttttgtaattaaagtacaataattacaaaaatgtatTCCACAAAAACATAGACACCAAGAGCACTCCATAATCAATTTCTTGATTTCTAGAAGGCTTGAGATTATTGCAACAAGcaatagaaataaaaaggaacagCATAGTAGTAAAACCCAAAATAGTacgagaataacttctataaggtcttggcaTAAACTAAGCCTCTTGTGCCCTCCATTAAGAGATTGACACATCAGCCTATCACAAGAAAATCAAATGTCAGCAAAACACTGGATCACTGCCAAATCAACGTTCTATGATCTCCCACCTCTGTTCAGTTAACGTGAGAAGAAAAAACACCACCACCGACCAGGCCAGGCACCCACCCCTCAGGACAGCCGCCGCCCAGGCCGAACACCGCCGCAGGTTCCAACGTTGCTCCTTCACCCAGGCTGAACCCCACAGCTACCACCATCGTGTTCGCACAGGAAGATTGAGAAAATCCCTTTTTCCCCATTCTCAGATCTCccggtgtgtgtgtgtgtgtgtgtgtgtgtgtgtgagagagagagagagagaggaggaggaggaagcaaTACCTGAGTTGTTTCTCATAGATGCTAGAAGATCATCAATTGATG from Corylus avellana chromosome ca10, CavTom2PMs-1.0 includes:
- the LOC132163433 gene encoding alpha-soluble NSF attachment protein 2-like, producing the protein MGDQIARADEFEKKAEKKLNGWGLFGSKYEDAADLFDKAANSFKLGKSWEKAGATYIKLANCHLKLESKHEAAQAYVDAAHCYKKASVNEAISCLDQAVNLFCDIGRLSMAARYFKEIAELYESEHNIEQAIVYFEKSADFFQNEEVTTSANQCKQKVAQFAAQLEQYPKSIEIFEQIARQSMNNNLLKYGVKGHLLNAGICQLCKGDVVAISNALERYQELDPTFSGTREYRFLADIAAAVDEEDVVKFTDVVKEFDSMTPLDSWKTTLLLRVKEKLKAKELEEDDLT